Part of the Lagenorhynchus albirostris chromosome 19, mLagAlb1.1, whole genome shotgun sequence genome, TACAGGGCTCTGCCGCCGAGTTCATGTCTGAACCTGGGGCGTCTGGAAACTCCTAAGAGCAAGATCAGTTCGGGCGGTGACTGAGCTCCCTTCACTGACGGGTCCCCAGCGCGAGCTCGGGGTGGCCTGGCCCGAGGAGCCGGCAAGGAAGCGACGGGGGGAGGGGTTAAGGCCCCCAGCTCTCGGCCGTGGGAGAGGGAACCTTCTTCCAAGAGGAAAACAGCCCCCAGCGGGCGGGACGGCGGGGTGCCAGTCGGCTCGCTACAGAAGGGGCGCCGCCGCGCAGCCGGGGGGCCGCGGCGTGGCACGCAGTGCGCaggcgcggggcggggccggtacctgggaaggagcagagagaagtGGAGTTAGGGCACAAGGTCCCGTTGCCCACGCGCGGCACGAGCTTCAGGCTGAGGATCTGCTGCAGGAGCCCAGCCGACCCCCCGCTGTCGCCGCTCCCCTCGTGCTCCATGCCGCCGCCATTCACCGCAGAGAGGTGGGGGAGAGCGCCTGAAGTGCTGCCGTGGCTCACTCTCACTCACGGCCCACTCTGCTCTCCGCACCTCCGTCGCCTCAGCGTCACCTTCGGCCGAAGCCCTCTTCCTCCACCCCAACGGCACTGCCAAGTGATGGCTCCTCCCTCCAATCATAGGGCGCCTCAGATGGCAGGGGCGGGGCGAGAGTTGTTCCCGCCCCTGACGTTGCGTACGGCTTTCCGAGATCCAACGCCTATGGCCTACGCCCCCTACTGGGGAAGTCTCTCCTGCTACAGTGCGGCGCGCTCTGCTCTGCCCTCCTCTGCAGCGCCACCTATAGGAAAGTAAAGGAAATTAGGTATAGATAGGGAGGAAGAGATAGACGGGaaggtgagtgggtgggtgggtagatagGTAGACAGCGGTAGGTATGCAAGTAgacaggtaggtaggtaggtagtaGGTAGGAAGATAAATACGTACATACATATGCATCTGGTAATGAGAATCAGATGGTTCAGCAGTCAGGTGAAAGAAGCTGGAAGACAATGCAGCAATACCTTCAATATTTGGAAGGAAATGATTTTGGGGGAAAACttcactttaaatttaaaaacattgtatacgacataaggaatatggtcaataatattgtaataactggggacagatggttactagacttacagtggtgatcattttgtaatgtaagcAAATGTCAAAtaactatgtagtacacctgaaactgacataaTATTGTAGGTCAACTgtgtttcaattaaaaaataattaattaaaaagcatcgtgggggcttccctggtggcgcagtggttgcgagtccgcctgacgatgcaggggacgtg contains:
- the TMEM170A gene encoding transmembrane protein 170A isoform X1 → MWRCRGGQSRARRTVAGETSPVGGVGHRRWISESRTQRQGREQLSPRPCHLRRPMIGGRSHHLAVPLGWRKRASAEGDAEATEVRRAEWAVSESEPRQHFRRSPPPLCEMWYGVFLWALVSSLFFHVPAGLLALFTLRHHKYGRFMSVSILLMGIVGPITAGILTSAAIAGVYRAAGKEMIPFEALTLGTGQTFCVVVVSFLRILATL
- the TMEM170A gene encoding transmembrane protein 170A isoform X2 gives rise to the protein MWRCRGGQSRARRTVAGETSPVGGVGHRRWISESRTQRQGREQLSPRPCHLRRPMIGGRSHHLAVPLGWRKRASAEGDAEATEVRRAEWAVSESEPRQHFRRSPPPLCEMWYGVFLWALVSSLFFHVPAGLLALFTLRHHKYGAAIAGVYRAAGKEMIPFEALTLGTGQTFCVVVVSFLRILATL